The Bubalus kerabau isolate K-KA32 ecotype Philippines breed swamp buffalo chromosome X, PCC_UOA_SB_1v2, whole genome shotgun sequence genome has a segment encoding these proteins:
- the LOC129638679 gene encoding spindlin-2 — MKTPNSQEAEGQQTRAVAGKATGSANMMKKKASQKKQRGRHSSQPRRNIVGCRISHGWKEGDEPITQWKGTVLDQVPINPSLYLVKYDGIDCVYGLELHRDERVLSLKILSDRVASTQVSDANLANTIIGKAVEHMFEDEHGSKDEWRGMVLAQAPIMKAWFYITYEKDPVLYMYQLLDDYKEGDLRIMPESNESPLAEREPGGVVDGLIGKHVEYTKEDGSKRIGMVIHQVEAKPSVYFIKFDDDFHIYVYDLVKKS; from the coding sequence ATGAAAACCCCCAACTCACAGGAGGCCGAAGGGCAGCAAACCAGGGCTGTTGCAGGAAAGGCCACTGGGTCTGCAAACATGATGAAGAAAAAAGCCTCCCAAAAGAAGCAGAGAGGCAGACATTCGTCCCAGCCCCGCAGGAACATTGTGGGCTGCAGAATTTCACATGGATGGAAGGAAGGTGATGAACCCATCACACAGTGGAAAGGAACTGTTCTGGATCAGGTGCCTATAAATCCTTCTCTTTATCTGGTGAAATATGATGGAATTGACTGTGTCTATGGACTGGAACTTCACAGAGATGAAAGAGTTTTGTCTCTTAAAATTCTTTCTGACAGGGTGGCATCAactcaagtcagtgatgcaaaCCTTGCAAATACCATAATTGGTAAAGCTGTGGAACATATGTTTGAGGATGAGCATGGTTCTAAGGATGAATGGAGAGGAATGGTCTTAGCCCAAGCACCAATCATGAAAGCCTGGTTTTATATTACCTATGAGAAAGACCCTGTCTTGTACATGTACCAACTTCTAGATGATTATAAAGAAGGAGACCTCCGTATCATGCCAGAGTCCAATGAGTCTCCTCTCGCAGAAAGGGAGCCAGGAGGAGTTGTAGATGGTCTGATAGGTAAACATGTGGAATATACCAAAGAAGATGGCTCCAAACGGATCGGAATGGTCATTCACCAAGTGGAAGCCAAACCCTCTGTGTATTTCATCAAGTTTGATGATGATTTCCATATCTATGTCTATGATTTGGTGAAAAAGTCCTAA